The Fictibacillus phosphorivorans genomic sequence CGGATTAACAGAAGCGACCATTAATGAGTCAGTTCGCCCGTGAGCGCCACCACTCGAATAATCTTCAATACCCATTATCAAAATGTTAATCGGATCTTTACCGATCGCAACTGACTCTTCACGAAGTTTAGAATGCTCACCTCGGTCTAAAGCTGAAAACGAGTTGTTTGCTGCTTGATAAACGTTGTAGAACAGAAAACCACCTACACCTAAAAGGATAAGGAAAAACACAGAACAACCTAACAATAAACGCTTCTTCTTACGTTTCTTTCTATTCCTGCGAATAATTCTATTGCGCTCATCCATCTTAAACTCTCCATTTCTTTTGTAACAGATATGATTACGATGCTTCATACTCTACTGTGTGGCCTATATTTTAAAAGGTAGCATTACATACTATAATGAGTTTACTATTGCTTGATTTAATTTCTATCTATATATTTGTATCAGGATACATTATAGCACAAAAGACCTTGATAATATTTTACAAATTTTAATATAAAAAGACTATCTTTGACACGTTTCGACCCATCTTTTATTTTTATAGTGGTTAAAAACATGTAAAAATATGTTAGGAGCATAAAATGTTACTTAAACACACCTTTATCTACTTCTTATCAAGAGGCCTTCCAGGTCTAGTGAACTTTGCTGCAATCGCACTGTACACGAGGTTATTATCACCTTCTGAATACGGAAAATACGCTCTCGTCCTTTCAGCCGTGGGCTTTGCTAGTACTGGTATTTTTCACTGGCTGCGACTAGGATTGTTGCGTTTTGCTCCGAAATATACGGAACAAGAAAATTTATTTCTAAGTTCAATATCGGCAGCCTTTCTATCTTTAGTAGGATTTTCTCTTCTTTTATTTACGGGTCCGTTCTTTTATTTTGCAAGAACAGACGAATGGCAAGCACTTTGGTTGATCGGATTAGGCTTGTTGCTTGTTCAAAACTTGTTCGACATGGCCACAGAATACTTACGATCTAAATTGTCGTCTCTTCTTTATGGAATCATTACACTTGTTAAAACGGTGCTCTCTTTAGGAATTTCTTTCTTATTGATTAAGTGGGGGCTTGAAGCTAGCTCCATCCTTTGGGGTCTGATTATTGGAATGATTGTGCCTTTAGTATATCTCCTTCCAAGGTATCTTAAAAAAATCAGATTGCATCATATCGATTGGGATTTGGTTAAGGAAGTATTTCGTTATGGAATGCCTCTAGTCGCTACTTTATCAATGAACTATATCATTTTCAGTTCGGATCGTTTTATCATTGGATACCTTTTAGGAACTAAAAGTACGGGGCTATATTCTGTAGGCTACGATCTTGCAAAACAGATTCTCGTATTGCTGATGATGATTGTAAATTTAGCAGCTTATCCTTTATTGATTAAAGCACTTGAAACAGAGGGTGTAAAAGCAGCTCAGAAGCAGCTCGATCAAAATACCATCCTTCTATTCTTTATTGGATTACCTGCTACAGCAGGGCTGATTCTGCTAAGTCCTGACATAACATCTGTATTTTTAGGGGCAAGTTTTAGAGAAGCGGGCGGAGTCATCTTTTCACTGATCTGTGTAGCCGTGTTTATTCAAAGCATTAAGACATATTACTTTGATTTAGCGTTTGAACTTGGTAAAAAGACATTGTTTCAGATTTGGCCAGTCTTGATTGCTGGAGTTATCAATATCATTCTTAACTTTTTACTGATTCCTCCTTTTGGGATTAAGGGTTCAGCATATGCGTCCATTATCGCTTATATTGTTGCCATTATAATGAGTTGGTCAATTGGGAAAAAAGCTTTTCCTTTAACTTTCCCTCGGCGTAACGTTGCAAAACTTTTTATTGCTACTTTCGGTATGGCCTTGTGTCTCTATCCACTGTATAACGTGAATGGAGTAGTATGGATGTTATTAAAGGTAATTATCGGGGGACTCGTTTACGGATTACTTGTTTATCTGTTAAACGTAGCAAACTGCAGATCGCTTCTTCCTAAAGCATATTATAAATTCATAAAAAAGAGGGGCTGACCATTATGGTGCAGCCCCTCTTTCAATATTTAAGCTTTTTCTTGCTTTTTGAGTGATAGAAGATGGATCAGAATGAACAAGATAATAAACAGCATCCAAAAGCGAGGAGACGTAAAATCTGCTCTGTATAGAGATGTGATACTCAAGTGCAAGGTGATTAAGAATCCCATTTGTGCGTATTTCCCTTCGTTTCTTCGTTTAAAGAAATACCACAAAA encodes the following:
- a CDS encoding oligosaccharide flippase family protein, which produces MLLKHTFIYFLSRGLPGLVNFAAIALYTRLLSPSEYGKYALVLSAVGFASTGIFHWLRLGLLRFAPKYTEQENLFLSSISAAFLSLVGFSLLLFTGPFFYFARTDEWQALWLIGLGLLLVQNLFDMATEYLRSKLSSLLYGIITLVKTVLSLGISFLLIKWGLEASSILWGLIIGMIVPLVYLLPRYLKKIRLHHIDWDLVKEVFRYGMPLVATLSMNYIIFSSDRFIIGYLLGTKSTGLYSVGYDLAKQILVLLMMIVNLAAYPLLIKALETEGVKAAQKQLDQNTILLFFIGLPATAGLILLSPDITSVFLGASFREAGGVIFSLICVAVFIQSIKTYYFDLAFELGKKTLFQIWPVLIAGVINIILNFLLIPPFGIKGSAYASIIAYIVAIIMSWSIGKKAFPLTFPRRNVAKLFIATFGMALCLYPLYNVNGVVWMLLKVIIGGLVYGLLVYLLNVANCRSLLPKAYYKFIKKRG